One stretch of Planococcus sp. PAMC 21323 DNA includes these proteins:
- a CDS encoding AI-2E family transporter — MWIRKPFFEYTTAILLVAVTLFFLGKIDFVFEPLQIIVATIFAPVLLGGLFYYLLRPFVNLLARFVPKIAGIGIIFTIIALTAITLLYFFGPVITKQVDSLANLAPETVEEVTKESDHFLANFQFGGVTGSEIRIWTLDYLENLSEGLLTNVMDILTTLMNIVIVLIVVPFVLFFLLKDDDKFIPHLIKYLPEEHKLEGKKILNDVDQTLSSFILGQAFVAGVVGTLMYIGYLIIGLDYALSLAIFAMFLIIVPFLGPLIGIIPALFVALASGDMWMATKVILVLLVVQQLEGNLVTPNIMGNRLNIHPLTIILLLMIAGALYGFVGILIAIPTYAVLKTLVHNFRLFNRLRKKREVASKKVL; from the coding sequence ATGTGGATTAGAAAGCCGTTTTTTGAATATACAACAGCCATACTGCTGGTTGCCGTTACTTTATTTTTCTTAGGAAAAATTGATTTTGTTTTTGAACCCTTACAGATCATAGTTGCTACGATTTTTGCTCCAGTTTTATTAGGAGGACTTTTTTATTATTTATTGCGACCGTTTGTAAACTTATTGGCACGTTTCGTACCCAAAATTGCAGGAATTGGAATTATTTTTACAATTATAGCGTTAACAGCGATAACTTTACTATACTTTTTTGGACCTGTTATTACGAAACAAGTGGACAGTCTAGCAAACTTGGCTCCGGAAACAGTTGAAGAAGTGACAAAAGAATCGGATCACTTTTTAGCGAACTTTCAATTCGGTGGAGTTACTGGTTCAGAAATTCGTATATGGACTTTAGATTATTTAGAAAATCTTTCAGAAGGTTTACTAACTAATGTCATGGACATTTTAACAACGCTTATGAATATTGTAATTGTGTTAATTGTCGTGCCCTTTGTTTTATTCTTTTTATTGAAGGATGATGACAAGTTTATCCCCCATTTAATAAAATATTTACCAGAAGAGCATAAACTTGAAGGTAAAAAAATATTGAATGATGTTGATCAAACTTTATCTTCTTTTATTCTTGGGCAAGCTTTTGTAGCCGGGGTTGTAGGAACGTTAATGTACATCGGATATCTTATCATTGGGTTAGACTATGCCTTAAGTTTAGCGATTTTTGCGATGTTCTTAATCATTGTGCCGTTTCTAGGTCCACTTATTGGGATTATCCCCGCCCTATTTGTGGCATTGGCAAGTGGAGATATGTGGATGGCAACGAAAGTTATCCTTGTGTTGCTAGTGGTTCAACAACTTGAGGGGAATTTAGTCACACCAAATATTATGGGGAATCGTTTAAACATCCATCCGTTAACAATTATTTTACTGTTAATGATTGCGGGCGCACTTTATGGATTTGTAGGAATTTTAATTGCAATTCCAACTTATGCGGTCTTGAAAACATTAGTTCATAATTTTCGGTTGTTTAATCGATTACGGAAAAAAAGAGAAGTTGCTAGTAAAAAAGTACTTTAA
- a CDS encoding transporter substrate-binding domain-containing protein, which produces MKKWSLLALLMAMMMVIAACGSDDKEDATNGDGESEGKTYKVGIDTTYPPFEFEVDGEYTGIDIDLINAIAENQGFEIDFSPMDFGGIIPALQADQLDVAIAGMSITDERKAVVDFSDPYFDAGLSLVVAEGNSEIMSLDDLEGKTVAVKSGTTGAQFARDNEAEYGYTVAQFEDSPSMFQEVSNGNAAVLLEDYPVIAYAIAESGLALETVGDRLTGDQYGIAVLKGENAEVLEQINAGLKELRDSGQYDEILAKYIAE; this is translated from the coding sequence ATGAAAAAATGGAGTCTTTTAGCACTACTTATGGCAATGATGATGGTGATTGCTGCTTGTGGATCCGACGATAAAGAAGATGCAACAAATGGGGACGGCGAAAGTGAAGGGAAAACGTACAAGGTAGGAATTGATACAACGTATCCACCTTTCGAGTTTGAAGTAGACGGAGAATATACAGGAATCGATATTGATTTGATCAACGCAATCGCTGAAAATCAGGGCTTTGAAATTGATTTCAGCCCAATGGATTTTGGTGGCATTATTCCAGCTTTGCAAGCAGATCAATTGGATGTCGCGATTGCGGGTATGAGTATTACAGATGAGCGTAAAGCAGTGGTTGATTTCTCTGATCCATACTTTGATGCAGGTTTGTCTCTTGTTGTCGCAGAAGGTAATAGTGAAATTATGTCTTTAGACGACTTAGAAGGCAAAACAGTAGCGGTTAAAAGTGGAACAACGGGTGCTCAATTTGCTCGTGATAACGAAGCAGAATATGGTTACACAGTAGCACAATTTGAAGATAGCCCATCTATGTTCCAAGAAGTTTCAAACGGTAATGCAGCAGTATTGCTAGAAGATTACCCGGTTATTGCATATGCAATTGCTGAAAGTGGACTTGCTTTAGAAACAGTAGGAGACCGTTTAACTGGAGATCAGTACGGAATTGCTGTACTAAAAGGTGAAAACGCAGAAGTTCTTGAGCAAATCAACGCAGGTCTTAAAGAATTGCGTGACAGTGGTCAGTACGATGAAATTTTAGCGAAGTATATTGCAGAATAA
- a CDS encoding amino acid ABC transporter permease, which yields MDTIVNAFPYLMEGLKVTIYIFAIAIVLGFLIGLIIALFRLAPLKILNWIAKIFVDAIRGTPFIVQLFFIYFGLNSLAFISLDNTTAGIVTVAINAGAYFSEIIRAGIQSIDKGQTEAARSLGLNSTQNMRYIILPQAFRRMLPTITNQAIISLKDTSLLSVIGVADLTQEGRIQASATFDAFNVYLILGIIYFVVIYLLSMLANYVERKFVLR from the coding sequence ATGGATACAATTGTTAATGCCTTTCCCTACTTAATGGAAGGTTTGAAAGTAACTATCTATATATTTGCGATTGCCATCGTACTTGGATTTCTAATCGGTTTAATTATAGCGCTATTTAGATTAGCGCCTTTAAAAATTTTAAATTGGATTGCGAAAATCTTTGTTGATGCGATTCGAGGAACACCGTTTATTGTTCAGTTATTCTTTATCTATTTTGGTTTGAACTCTTTAGCTTTTATTTCTTTGGATAATACAACTGCTGGAATTGTAACAGTGGCGATTAACGCAGGGGCTTACTTCTCAGAAATCATTCGTGCAGGTATTCAGTCGATTGATAAAGGACAGACAGAAGCAGCGCGTTCGCTAGGCTTGAATTCAACACAAAATATGCGCTATATCATATTGCCGCAAGCTTTTAGACGCATGTTACCAACGATTACGAACCAAGCAATTATTTCATTAAAAGATACATCTTTGTTGTCGGTCATTGGTGTGGCAGATTTGACGCAAGAAGGTCGTATTCAGGCCAGCGCCACATTTGATGCTTTCAATGTTTACTTAATCCTAGGAATTATATACTTCGTCGTTATTTACTTGCTCTCTATGCTGGCGAATTATGTAGAAAGGAAGTTTGTATTGCGATGA
- a CDS encoding amino acid ABC transporter ATP-binding protein: MTMIRVENLKKSFGKLEVIKDMSTIVEEKEVICVIGPSGSGKSTFLRCLNRLEEITGGHVYIEGTDITDPKIDINQIRQDVGMVFQQFNLFPHKSVLENIVLAPMKVKKGDRKAVEKKAYELLDKVGLREKAKAYPGELSGGQKQRVAIARALAMDPKIMLFDEPTSALDPEMVGDVLDVMKQLAREGMTMVVVTHEMGFAAEMGDRVLFIDGGYIVEENVPKELFGNPQHERTKAFLSKVL; the protein is encoded by the coding sequence ATGACTATGATTCGAGTAGAAAACTTAAAAAAATCATTCGGCAAGCTGGAAGTTATAAAAGATATGAGTACCATTGTAGAAGAAAAAGAAGTTATTTGTGTCATAGGTCCATCTGGTTCAGGGAAAAGTACATTTTTGCGTTGCTTAAACCGTCTTGAAGAAATTACGGGAGGACATGTTTATATTGAAGGAACGGATATTACGGATCCGAAAATAGACATCAATCAAATTCGTCAAGATGTTGGAATGGTATTTCAGCAGTTTAACTTGTTTCCTCATAAATCGGTTTTGGAAAATATTGTATTAGCACCGATGAAAGTAAAAAAAGGCGATAGAAAAGCCGTGGAGAAAAAGGCTTACGAATTGCTGGACAAAGTTGGACTGCGTGAAAAAGCAAAAGCTTATCCAGGCGAACTTTCTGGTGGTCAAAAGCAACGTGTGGCGATTGCTCGCGCACTTGCAATGGATCCAAAAATCATGCTATTTGATGAACCAACTTCAGCGCTCGACCCAGAGATGGTAGGCGATGTGCTAGATGTTATGAAGCAATTAGCGCGTGAAGGTATGACTATGGTCGTTGTGACACATGAAATGGGATTCGCCGCTGAAATGGGCGACCGTGTGTTGTTTATTGACGGAGGTTATATAGTAGAAGAAAATGTGCCGAAAGAATTGTTTGGCAATCCGCAACATGAGCGGACAAAAGCGTTTTTGAGTAAAGTGTTGTAG
- a CDS encoding peptidylprolyl isomerase — MAKKGHIHMENGEIIEFELFPNEAPNTVANFEDLANSGFYNDVTFHRVIPGFVSQGGDPTGTGAGGSGKTIKCETAGNPHKHQAGSLSMAHAGKDTGSSQFFIVHAPQPHLDGVHTVFGQVTSGVEIAKAMSNGDKMTKVHVFDEE, encoded by the coding sequence ATGGCTAAAAAAGGACACATCCACATGGAAAACGGCGAAATCATCGAATTCGAACTTTTCCCTAATGAAGCACCAAACACTGTTGCAAACTTTGAGGACCTTGCAAACTCAGGTTTTTACAATGACGTAACATTCCACCGCGTAATTCCTGGCTTCGTAAGCCAAGGCGGCGATCCTACTGGCACTGGTGCTGGCGGAAGTGGCAAAACAATCAAATGTGAAACTGCAGGCAACCCGCACAAGCATCAAGCAGGAAGCCTTTCAATGGCGCATGCAGGTAAAGACACTGGTTCAAGCCAATTCTTTATCGTTCACGCACCACAACCGCACCTTGACGGCGTTCACACTGTTTTCGGACAAGTGACTTCAGGAGTGGAAATCGCTAAAGCAATGAGCAATGGCGACAAAATGACAAAAGTTCACGTTTTTGACGAAGAATAA
- a CDS encoding SDR family oxidoreductase: protein MDLGIKEKVVVVMASSKGLGKATALEFAKEGAIVILSSRNQQTLDTAADEIKTTSGNPQVFSHVCDGSKEQDIFDLFQFVVDQFGRVDVLINNTGGPKAGGFDAIEDADWYQAFEQNLLSYIRASRAVLPYMKKQQFGRIINVSSSSVKEVIDGLILSNTFRAGMVGFAKTLAREVAGDNILVNTVGPGRFATDRVTELDQIAADKQGISIEEIIEKSKSEIPAGRYGEPEEFAKIIVFLASSANSFLTGQSLVVEGGSLKAL, encoded by the coding sequence GTGGATTTAGGAATTAAAGAAAAAGTAGTGGTTGTGATGGCTTCTAGTAAAGGACTCGGCAAAGCGACTGCACTTGAGTTTGCTAAAGAAGGTGCTATCGTCATACTCTCAAGCCGAAATCAGCAGACACTAGATACGGCTGCAGATGAAATTAAAACAACTTCTGGCAATCCACAAGTATTTTCACACGTTTGCGATGGCTCGAAAGAACAGGATATCTTTGATTTGTTTCAATTTGTGGTCGATCAATTTGGACGTGTTGATGTTTTGATTAACAACACAGGCGGACCAAAAGCGGGAGGATTTGATGCGATCGAAGATGCTGACTGGTACCAGGCTTTTGAACAAAACTTACTGAGCTATATACGTGCGTCTCGTGCAGTTCTTCCGTATATGAAAAAACAGCAATTTGGACGGATCATTAACGTCTCCTCTTCTTCCGTTAAAGAAGTCATTGATGGATTGATTTTGTCGAATACTTTCCGTGCAGGGATGGTAGGATTTGCGAAAACGTTAGCACGCGAAGTTGCCGGGGATAATATTTTAGTCAATACAGTCGGTCCTGGTCGTTTTGCCACAGACCGCGTTACTGAACTCGATCAGATTGCTGCTGACAAACAAGGCATTTCAATAGAAGAAATTATTGAAAAAAGTAAATCGGAGATTCCTGCTGGACGCTACGGAGAGCCTGAAGAATTTGCAAAAATCATTGTCTTTTTAGCTTCTTCAGCAAACTCATTTTTAACTGGACAGTCGCTCGTTGTAGAAGGTGGATCATTAAAAGCATTGTAA
- a CDS encoding NAD(P)/FAD-dependent oxidoreductase: MEEREVFDITIIGGGPTGLFASFYGGMRKMKVKIIDSLPQLGGQLTELYPDKFIYDIGGFPKILAKDLVDNLVQQAKYGDPEICLEESVTAAERHGDHFVIQTDKGLHYSKAILLTAGVGAFQPRKLAVEGCEAFEGKSLHYGVKDLTVFSDKKVVVLGGGDSAVDWSMMLENVASHVTLSHRREKMTAHEANIDVLMASKVEVKKPFGVKELVGENGQVRELVLIDKEGNEERLEVDHVICNYGNITSLGAIKEWGLEMDKNSVIVNSKMETSIPGIYAAGDISTYEGKVKLIAVGFGEAPTAINNAKSYLDPKSKVQPLHSTSVFK, translated from the coding sequence ATGGAAGAACGCGAAGTTTTTGATATAACGATTATCGGCGGCGGGCCAACTGGCTTGTTTGCTTCCTTTTACGGCGGTATGCGCAAAATGAAAGTTAAAATCATCGACAGTTTGCCACAACTTGGTGGTCAACTGACTGAACTATATCCAGACAAATTTATTTACGATATTGGTGGATTCCCCAAAATATTAGCGAAAGATTTAGTGGACAACTTAGTTCAACAAGCAAAATACGGAGATCCTGAAATTTGTTTAGAAGAATCGGTAACAGCTGCTGAACGTCACGGAGATCATTTTGTGATTCAAACAGACAAAGGTCTTCATTACTCAAAAGCAATTTTGTTAACAGCGGGCGTAGGAGCATTCCAACCACGTAAATTGGCGGTTGAAGGGTGCGAAGCTTTTGAAGGAAAGTCACTTCATTACGGAGTAAAAGATTTAACGGTCTTCAGCGATAAAAAAGTTGTCGTTTTGGGTGGAGGAGATTCAGCCGTTGACTGGTCAATGATGCTTGAAAACGTGGCGTCGCATGTAACATTGAGCCATCGCAGAGAAAAAATGACTGCGCACGAAGCCAACATCGATGTTTTAATGGCATCAAAAGTAGAAGTCAAAAAACCTTTTGGTGTGAAAGAATTAGTTGGAGAAAATGGACAAGTTCGTGAGCTTGTTTTAATCGACAAAGAAGGAAACGAAGAACGTCTTGAAGTCGATCATGTAATTTGCAACTACGGCAACATCACATCTTTAGGCGCTATTAAAGAGTGGGGCCTTGAAATGGATAAAAACTCCGTCATCGTTAACTCTAAAATGGAAACAAGCATTCCGGGCATTTATGCTGCAGGAGATATTTCAACGTATGAAGGAAAAGTTAAGTTGATCGCAGTAGGTTTTGGTGAAGCGCCAACAGCGATTAACAATGCAAAATCTTACTTGGATCCAAAATCAAAAGTTCAACCGTTACACAGTACAAGCGTATTCAAATAA
- a CDS encoding 3D domain-containing protein, with protein MKKQIVTLTAIAALSVGAATTASASSSYTVQSGDTLWGISQDNNVSVESLKGWNDLSSDLIFPNQALEIDGKATSTTTSDKSTYTVKSGDTLFKIASAHGISVDSLMSWNGISSSMIYPGETFTVKGGTAQKAEAPAPAKSTAPTPAPASAPAEKAPAQASTQAGKTMTVSATAYTAYCAGCSGTTATGIDLRANPNQKVIAVDPSVIPLGSKVWVEGYGEAIAGDTGGAIKGNKIDVFIPTQSEALQWGRKNITIKVLN; from the coding sequence ATGAAAAAGCAAATCGTTACACTAACTGCTATTGCAGCATTAAGTGTAGGAGCAGCTACAACAGCTAGCGCTTCATCGTCATATACAGTTCAATCAGGTGATACTCTATGGGGAATTTCGCAAGATAATAATGTATCGGTAGAAAGCTTAAAAGGATGGAACGATCTATCATCAGATCTAATCTTCCCGAACCAAGCACTCGAAATCGATGGTAAAGCAACATCAACGACAACATCAGACAAATCAACATATACAGTAAAATCAGGTGACACATTATTTAAAATCGCAAGTGCTCACGGAATTTCAGTAGATAGCTTAATGAGCTGGAACGGAATTTCTAGCTCTATGATTTATCCAGGTGAAACATTTACTGTTAAAGGTGGAACAGCACAAAAAGCTGAAGCACCAGCACCAGCAAAATCAACTGCACCAACACCTGCACCAGCAAGTGCTCCTGCAGAAAAAGCACCAGCACAAGCTTCAACACAAGCTGGTAAAACGATGACAGTTTCAGCAACAGCGTATACTGCTTATTGTGCAGGGTGTTCTGGAACTACAGCGACAGGCATTGACCTTCGCGCAAATCCAAACCAAAAAGTAATTGCTGTTGATCCTTCTGTTATTCCATTAGGCTCTAAAGTTTGGGTTGAAGGATACGGAGAAGCAATCGCTGGCGATACTGGCGGCGCAATCAAAGGCAACAAAATTGATGTCTTTATCCCAACACAAAGCGAAGCTCTACAATGGGGACGCAAAAATATTACAATTAAAGTTTTAAACTAA
- a CDS encoding gluconate 2-dehydrogenase subunit 3 family protein, translated as MAEKSKSFSRRDFLKTSGIATGALIGGGIIGGLIGANTNKQDTTTTAPGTSGGNSGSTGAVRGLTFFNTAAEFEILSQATERIFPEDDLGPGAIGLGVPYFIDGQLAGSYGENSKEYMQGPFFEGEPTQGYQSRLKRNEIFRQGIQVMEQEAKNRFDAKFVDLKGEQMDEILTALQENEIKMRGVESQFFFRLLRQATLEGAYADPIYGGNVNMEGWKMKGFPGHQLAYIKDIESEDFIKIEPKSVGMNH; from the coding sequence ATGGCGGAAAAAAGTAAAAGTTTTTCACGACGTGACTTCTTAAAAACTTCAGGGATAGCAACAGGTGCTTTAATTGGTGGAGGAATTATTGGTGGCTTAATCGGTGCTAACACGAACAAGCAAGATACCACTACGACTGCTCCAGGTACTTCGGGTGGAAATTCAGGGTCTACTGGTGCAGTAAGAGGTTTGACGTTTTTTAATACAGCTGCAGAATTTGAAATCTTATCACAAGCTACAGAACGAATTTTCCCAGAAGATGACTTAGGACCAGGAGCTATTGGATTAGGAGTTCCTTATTTTATCGATGGACAATTAGCTGGTAGTTACGGAGAAAATTCAAAAGAATACATGCAAGGTCCTTTTTTCGAAGGAGAGCCTACACAAGGATACCAAAGTCGACTTAAGCGTAATGAGATATTTAGACAAGGTATTCAGGTTATGGAACAAGAAGCAAAAAATCGCTTTGATGCCAAGTTCGTTGATTTAAAAGGTGAACAAATGGATGAAATTTTAACGGCGTTGCAAGAAAATGAAATCAAAATGAGAGGTGTAGAATCTCAATTTTTCTTCCGTTTATTAAGACAAGCAACTTTAGAAGGAGCTTATGCGGATCCGATTTATGGAGGGAATGTCAACATGGAAGGTTGGAAAATGAAAGGCTTCCCTGGACATCAGTTAGCATATATTAAAGACATTGAAAGTGAAGACTTTATTAAAATTGAGCCTAAATCTGTAGGAATGAACCATTAA
- a CDS encoding GMC family oxidoreductase, translating to MVTTLESVDVVTVGVGWTGGIIAAECAKEGLKVVGLERGRERGTEDFSMVHDEYRYAVRYELMQDLSKETLTFRNNRKQRALPMRQLGSFLLGEGLGGSGTHWNGQTWRFLPYDFEIKTMTDKKYGANKLSADYTIQDWGITYDELEPYFDRFEKTVGLSGEDKNPFWGKRSSDFPTPPMKKTPMLQRFEKATSSLGYTPFMMPSANLSEAYENPDGQKINACQYCGFCERFGCEYGAKTSPEITVVPAAKATGNYEVKFNANVVEVMKEGDKVTGVRYYDTVTFEEFIQPANVVVLTSYIMNNAKLLMVSDIGQQYDPETGQGTLGKNYAYQILPGASGFFDEQMNTFMGAGALGMTIDDFNGDAFDHGDLDFIHGASLSSTQTGTRPILSNPTPPGTPSWGADFKRASIENYTRIQGVGGQGASMPHKENFLTLDNTYKDIYGIPLLQLNYNFTDQDRALHLYITEKAKEILNEMGAKTVAAGGELGDYDIVPYQTTHNTGGTIMGADPETSVVNNFLQHWDAENLFVVGAGNFAHNGGYNPTGTVGALAYRCAEGVIRYSREGGSLV from the coding sequence ATGGTGACAACTTTGGAAAGTGTGGACGTGGTAACGGTGGGTGTCGGATGGACAGGCGGTATTATTGCTGCGGAATGTGCAAAAGAAGGCCTTAAAGTAGTGGGGTTAGAACGTGGTCGCGAGCGTGGTACAGAAGATTTTAGTATGGTTCATGACGAATATCGCTATGCTGTTCGCTATGAATTGATGCAGGATTTATCTAAGGAAACCCTCACGTTTCGTAATAATCGAAAACAGCGCGCTTTGCCAATGCGTCAATTAGGCTCATTTTTGCTAGGTGAAGGTTTAGGTGGATCCGGTACGCATTGGAATGGGCAGACGTGGCGTTTTCTTCCGTATGATTTTGAAATTAAAACAATGACTGATAAAAAATATGGAGCGAATAAACTATCCGCTGATTACACCATACAAGATTGGGGCATTACATACGACGAATTAGAGCCTTATTTTGATCGTTTTGAAAAAACTGTAGGTCTTTCGGGAGAAGATAAAAATCCGTTTTGGGGAAAGCGTTCAAGTGATTTCCCAACACCCCCGATGAAAAAAACGCCAATGTTGCAACGTTTTGAAAAAGCTACATCAAGTTTAGGTTATACGCCGTTTATGATGCCTTCTGCCAATTTATCAGAGGCTTATGAGAATCCAGATGGTCAAAAAATCAATGCTTGTCAGTATTGCGGATTTTGTGAGCGTTTTGGCTGTGAGTATGGAGCAAAAACTTCACCGGAAATCACAGTAGTACCTGCAGCTAAAGCAACAGGGAATTACGAAGTTAAATTTAATGCGAACGTTGTGGAAGTGATGAAAGAAGGCGATAAAGTAACAGGAGTCAGATACTACGACACTGTGACTTTTGAAGAATTTATTCAACCTGCGAATGTTGTTGTACTAACAAGTTACATTATGAATAATGCGAAATTGTTGATGGTTTCCGATATCGGACAGCAGTACGACCCAGAAACAGGTCAAGGAACATTAGGTAAAAACTATGCATATCAAATTCTTCCTGGAGCTTCAGGGTTTTTCGATGAACAAATGAATACCTTTATGGGAGCCGGAGCTTTAGGTATGACGATTGATGATTTTAATGGCGATGCCTTTGATCATGGAGATCTCGATTTTATCCATGGTGCCAGCTTATCTTCGACGCAAACGGGTACTCGTCCAATTTTATCTAATCCAACTCCACCAGGCACTCCATCATGGGGAGCCGACTTTAAACGCGCTTCCATTGAAAACTATACAAGAATACAAGGGGTAGGTGGGCAAGGAGCTTCAATGCCACATAAAGAAAATTTCTTAACACTGGATAATACGTATAAAGATATTTATGGCATTCCTCTATTGCAGTTAAACTATAACTTTACAGATCAGGATCGAGCACTTCATCTTTATATTACTGAAAAAGCGAAAGAAATTTTAAATGAAATGGGTGCAAAAACGGTTGCCGCAGGCGGTGAACTGGGAGATTACGATATTGTACCTTATCAAACAACGCACAATACAGGCGGAACGATTATGGGTGCAGACCCAGAGACTAGCGTAGTCAATAATTTCTTGCAACATTGGGATGCTGAAAATCTATTCGTAGTAGGAGCAGGGAACTTTGCGCATAACGGTGGCTATAACCCAACAGGCACGGTTGGAGCACTTGCGTATCGTTGCGCAGAAGGTGTTATTCGCTATAGTCGTGAAGGCGGCTCACTTGTTTAA
- the tatA gene encoding twin-arginine translocase TatA/TatE family subunit — MGGLASIGVPGLIIILVIVLIIFGPKKLPEIGGAVGKTFSEFKRSTKGLMDDDEEETVKKDTVEDKDLKKSEKL; from the coding sequence ATGGGAGGATTAGCTTCTATAGGTGTACCAGGTTTAATCATTATTTTAGTGATTGTGTTGATCATATTCGGACCTAAAAAACTACCAGAAATTGGTGGGGCAGTCGGAAAAACTTTCTCTGAATTTAAACGTTCAACAAAAGGATTAATGGATGATGATGAGGAAGAAACGGTGAAAAAAGACACAGTTGAAGATAAAGACTTAAAAAAATCTGAGAAACTATGA
- the tatC gene encoding twin-arginine translocase subunit TatC, which produces MDPYGDKKLISPLHKKAAQPEEPAEKVPVKNPEPPINEPETPLQVETLVDHLGELRKQLIKSAVVFLFFLVVVFSTLNFWFPYIVKGNNLVILGPLEVIKFYTSISATLALGLSLPFLIHFIWKFVKPGLEEKEARFLGLYSPVMFLLFILGIAFGYFIVNPLSFQFLIGMGMANFDVMISANEYIHFLIMTTVPLGLLFEMPIIALFLSSIGVLTSVSMKKVRKWSYLVLAVVSALITPPDFLSQLLVLIPMAGLYETSIFIIKKTEQRKEAIEDTVV; this is translated from the coding sequence ATGGATCCGTACGGAGACAAAAAGCTAATAAGTCCGTTGCATAAAAAAGCGGCACAACCAGAAGAGCCTGCGGAAAAGGTTCCGGTGAAAAATCCGGAACCTCCTATTAATGAACCTGAAACACCGCTGCAAGTCGAAACATTGGTGGATCATTTAGGAGAATTACGAAAACAACTCATTAAAAGTGCTGTTGTTTTCTTGTTTTTCTTAGTAGTTGTCTTTTCAACTTTGAATTTTTGGTTCCCTTATATCGTGAAAGGAAACAATTTAGTCATTTTAGGTCCTCTTGAAGTGATTAAGTTTTATACTTCCATATCCGCAACATTAGCTTTAGGATTGTCCTTACCATTTCTAATTCATTTTATATGGAAATTTGTAAAGCCGGGCCTTGAAGAAAAAGAAGCCCGTTTTCTTGGCTTGTATTCACCTGTGATGTTTTTATTATTTATTTTAGGAATTGCTTTTGGATATTTTATTGTAAATCCGTTAAGCTTTCAATTCTTAATTGGTATGGGAATGGCGAACTTTGATGTTATGATTTCAGCAAATGAATACATTCATTTTCTTATCATGACAACTGTACCGCTCGGTCTATTATTTGAAATGCCCATTATCGCTTTGTTTTTATCTTCGATTGGCGTTTTAACTTCAGTTTCGATGAAAAAGGTTAGGAAATGGTCTTACCTTGTATTAGCAGTTGTTTCGGCATTAATTACTCCGCCGGATTTTTTGAGCCAATTGCTCGTATTGATTCCAATGGCAGGACTTTACGAAACGAGTATTTTCATCATCAAAAAAACCGAGCAACGTAAAGAGGCTATCGAAGATACGGTAGTGTAA
- a CDS encoding GNAT family N-acetyltransferase codes for MTVEIKEIQDLKKLDVSKLVEESEAEGYRFLRRLVDQYEDGSNTFNKQSEVLYGVWDQDHLIAIGGLNRDPYSSKDGVGRLRRFYISTNARRQGVGTKLLQTIVEDAKGHFHELVVRTDSSAADAFYRANGFSGDLGLPEATHGIVLEQEQRKKAE; via the coding sequence ATGACAGTAGAAATCAAAGAAATTCAAGACTTGAAAAAGCTAGATGTTTCGAAACTGGTAGAAGAAAGTGAAGCCGAAGGGTATCGTTTTTTAAGAAGACTTGTAGATCAGTACGAAGATGGCAGCAATACATTTAATAAGCAATCCGAAGTTTTATACGGTGTATGGGATCAGGATCATTTGATAGCAATTGGCGGATTAAATCGTGATCCGTATTCGAGTAAAGATGGTGTAGGGAGACTTCGGAGGTTCTATATTTCTACTAATGCTCGTCGACAAGGCGTCGGCACAAAGTTATTACAAACAATTGTTGAAGATGCAAAAGGACATTTCCACGAACTTGTTGTCCGGACAGATTCTTCAGCAGCCGATGCTTTTTACAGAGCCAATGGCTTTTCGGGAGACCTTGGATTACCAGAAGCTACTCATGGCATCGTTTTAGAACAGGAACAACGTAAGAAGGCAGAGTAA